A stretch of DNA from Pyxicephalus adspersus chromosome 5, UCB_Pads_2.0, whole genome shotgun sequence:
GGAAAGAAAGGTTGAGGATatgatatttgtttaataaaaggacACAAACTCACCAATAAAATAGGGAACAATGAACCTTCCTGCCATCAGGTAACATAACCTACTGACATgatacattggaaaaaaaatctgggcACATAATTGTTTGATAAGCAGTCTGTATTGTAAGCATATATATAATACCTGACCACTATTATCAGTCTCCACCAGTCATGTTCATTGGAAAGCCATTGAAATTAAAATAGAGGAAAGTCCTTTATATTACTGTCTTTTACTTCAGTTCAAACTGCATATTTATGGCTAATATTGGCCATAGTTCAATGATTTGACCACCATATATTATACTTCACATGGATAACTGAACTAGAAACACTTCCATTTGATTTACTCAACATTTAACCCACTGAGCAATTCCTATAGTTCAGTTCAACCAGGTTCACCAGCAAATACTAGCATGGAAACCATCTTCCACAGCAAGCtacaatgtatttaatgtatttacctTGTTGAATGTTGGCTTTAAAGACTGCTAAAGGATTTTAAGCCACAACCATCACTGTGACAAAGATTGGTATGGAGCACTGTGAGCGGCTGAAGGGTGCTAGGTAGGAAGGTGgctttatatatgatttataattacTTGCTATACATGTTGCTCTGGTGTTCAGGTCTGTATAGACTAGCTACACAACTACGGtaacattttctttctcttaATTCCAAATCTTAGAACATTACTGGCAAGTTCTCCATGGACACATTTTGTTCCCTAATTATTTTCCCTCAACTTCAGCAAAGCTATTGGTATAACATAAAGCATCAGCTGGCCACTTAAATCTTGCTTTGGTTCTGTGGTCTCGCCATGGAATTTTGGGAAACGATAGTCCGGGGACATTTCATTTATCACCAGCTCTGATCACATGAATTGGCACCAGAGTAATGCCGCATTCCGGTATTCCAGTGAAAGGTAAGTTTACTTAGTAGTTCCACCTTTGGCTGATAATACTGTTCCaggacttttttttgtaaatctcaaCCAGCTTTGCACAAGTGGAATCTTTGACTGTTAACTATTGTGGTTAGCTAAATTCTTCTAGTTCGTTCAGGATAGATGAAAATGTTTGATGAACACCTGCCATCAGCCTTGAAAAGAAGAAATATTGAACCATTCTACAGCCCTGTGTAGTTTTGGATGTATGTTGGGGGTCAATTTCCCATTGGGTGGTGACCCCTCATACCTGTCTGATGTAGAATAAGAGGTTTCCCACCAGAGATGCTCTATATTCAGCTCCATTCACCTTGCCTTCAATCCTGGCCAGGTGTATGGTCCCAGCATATTCATACAACTTGATGACCCTACGGTCAGACTGGACCATGGGGTCAGGCTTCTTGGGGTACCTTCATTCTCAGCTTTGGATCCCTGTAACACTTACAAgccagctttttgtttttttctgctttctgacCTCCTTCCCTAATCAATGACTTCTGTAAGCCAGTGACTCCATTCAAAGTTAGAGCTGTgccacattttttgcatttttaatgataGTTGTATTACTCCAATGGGGATGTTAAAAGTTTGGGGACTTTTTTCCTAACCCAAACATGATTGGCCTTAACCCAGACATGATTTGACAACTCCCTGGAATTCATGAGTCTGCTGGCTTAGATATAGAGCCCTTCCACAACCTGCTTTATTTTACTAGACAATGTAATACTTATATTGTACACAGGCCGGCACTTTATACCCAGCCATGGCACTATGAAGGATGGTCTGTTGTACAAGAGATATATGACCCATTTACTGGATGTGGGACTTCCCGTGTTGCCATTATATAATATTTGGGGTTTATGTGTTATTTTGGGGTGCTGCCTCCCTATCACAgagtttgtgggggggggggggggttcctcaTACAGTGAGCagtttatggctatctgtaagggggacattcttcccactatgattctgtggatataataataataatagaagggtTTCCCTATTAAAGTCATtacaagggtcccccatgttatgTCAGGAATCACTGCTATAGAGGATGACAGGGGCAGTGTGTGGCCCTCCCAGATATCTCTCCATTATCAGTGgtgtgatattttaatatttcatctCCTGCAGCCATTCCTGTCATGATCTCTGATGGCTTTGCTGAAGAGTCCGGGAACAAAATGATTCCCAATCTGCTGGCCGTGTCTGCCATGTGAGAGGAAAACAAACACTTTCCATTCTTCCAGAGAAATGACAGACTTTGGGCTTCTCTCCACACAGCAAAGTCCTGGCTGGCTGAGCCTGGTCCCCTCCATGGTGACAGCTCTCAGGTAAGTGCGCAGCCCCGGTTGCTTAGCAGCAGGGCCAAGTGCTGAATCTGCGGGGCGAAAAGTATGTGAAGGGGTTAATGTTTGTGTAGGTGAAACTCTGGAGCAGGGCCAGGGCCGCACATTTCTCCCCGggccccctccctccttccccgGGCTGTGATAAGACGTCAGAGAGGAGGAGAAGCCGGGAAGTATATAGGCTGCAGTCAGCACGCCTTGCTCTCATAGAGCTGACTGACAGACAATCATCTTCCCGCCCTGTGTACAGGGAGATACACCGCTCACATGAGTGCCCTGTCTATGAGTCTGGAGAGCCGCTGTGTGTCCCCCTATGCAGCCTGGTGCATGGAGCCCGCAAACTTCTACGAGCAGCGGGTGAGCGCCTCCCCCAGCCACTGCAAGCCCCGGGCCATGTGTGAGGACACCGAGCCCCCGGTGGGCAGCAGCACCCTGGCGGAGCTCAGCGCAGCCCCGGCCATCTACGACGACGAGAGCGCCATAGACTTCAGCTCGTACATCGACTCCATGACCTCCGTGCCCAACCTGGAGCTGTGCAACGACGAGCTATTCGCCGACCTCTTCAACAGCAAGAACGGCGAGCGGGCAGAGAGCGGGGCGGACTACCTGAGCGGCCTCCTGGCCCCGCACTTCAGTAACACCGCCAAGCCGCCTCACCTGAAGCAAGAACCCGACTGGAGCGACAGCGACGTCTCCTCGTCCCTGCCCTGCCAGATCGCCACCTGTGCCCAGACCAGCATGAGCCTGCAGCCCACCCCGCCCACCTCTCCCGAGCCCTGCTCCGCCACCAGCTCCGCCTGcccctctccttcctcctccaCCAACAAGGACAGGGCCAGCAAGAAGAACGTAGACCGCTTCAGCCCGGAGTACCGGCAGCGGAGGGAGCGGAACAACATAGCGGTGAGGAAGAGCCGGGACAAGGCGAAGAAACGCAACCTGGACATGCAGCAGAAACTGCTGGAACTCTCCTCAGAGAATGAGAAGCTGCACAAGAGGATCGACATGCTCACCAGGGACCTAACCAACCTCAGACATTTCTTCAAACAGCTGCCCCCCACTGCCACCACCTTCCTGGGCAGCATTGACTGCCGGTAACCCGGAGCACACGGACTACAATAACTGCAATACCTCAACCCTGAGAGGCTGCAGCACCGGACTATGTGCTCCCCCTCAGCACACTGAGCCACACTTTACTAGCAGCAGCCAGTGCAATAATAACAAGACTCTAAGCTAAAAGAGAGCCCCACCGAGTGCCAGGAGCATGCCAGGCCCTGTGCCCCCCTGGCATTGCATGCTTGGATTTTTAAAGTGCCAAAGAGCTGTGTAGTCAGGTTCCCAGCTACAGCAGCAAGTATTAAGGGTGCAGTGCACCTGAGCCACCATCACATCAACACTGCACTTTTATAGTATTCCTGGCATGATGGATGTGAAGCTGCTTCACCTGTCATTATTTTATAATCCAGCCTCAAATCTAATAATTCACCTGAACAAAATAAGAGGTGCGGACTGTAAACGCTAATACTTTTTAGAGATAAGTCTTTTTTACGACTACAGAAACGGATAGTTTTGCCTTAACCATTGTCCAGTATCTACCCATCAGTGCCTGTTGCTTTTCTAGTGCCTTGTTCTCTTTAACTTTTGTATTTGAGATACAGGTTCTCTTGTGTCTGATGTGTTGTCCTGCTATAGTGCCCAAGTTGGAGCCATTTATTCACAATAGCAGAAGCATTTGATATGTTCTGTTAGTGCCTTGCACAAGCAGCGTCTGTAGCTGAAGTACTGTATGGGGAAGGCACATTTTGGGCAGTGCCAAACAGAAATTGTGCTGGTCTTCAGTTTCCTTTTTGTTGAATGTGTAGCCAGATAAGAGTGCTACCCCCTGGAATTAtagaactttaaatatatatatatatttttcttctccACAAAAACTATAAGACAAAGCTAAAACATTTCCCTtccttaaattatttttgtaattttagtttTCTATATTCTGTATGGATGCAGCTAtggtacatttgtaaaatgattacagagaaaaaaaatactttgtattgtaGATATTAGGGAAACAAAATGAGCATGCTCAACTTTTTATATGatcatttttacagcatttttaataataataaaatgtaaaaaaatacaatattctgtGTCTCAATGCTTTATTGTCTCTTATTTATAAGGATGAGTGAAGTGATGGGGTCAATGATGTTTTGGGTGTTGTGGGTTGAACTTTTAAACTTCAAGACAATCAAGTGCACTCTGAAAGTATAACCTGCACAGGAAAGCAAGGTAACTGCCTTGTTATGCATCCCATATCATAATTCTGGTTAATGATTTACTTGAAATGGCTTTGTCAGCCTATTAGTACCACATAGGTGCCAGCAGGTTTACAACAATCTTTCACAGGGCACCAAAATGCATTTGTTTCAATTGGCCCTGTTCACACTACAACTATAGGCTACATTTTAGGTTCACTGATCTGTGTTTTGCCATTTTACTTAGCTAAACTCTTCTTGCAGCACATGCATTTCTAGTGTGAACTCAACTGGAAGAACAATGTGTGGCCATTCAATACTATGGGTATATTGTGATGAATGAACAAATAAACTGTACAACACAGGTCCTTTATGAAGGTTTTATACACATTTCCTGCGagctgacatttaaaaaaaacttctatacaATAAGGAATCACAATGGGACAACACACATCTTGTCAATGAATCTAATTTCTACTCACCTGCTACCATGAGCAGAATACATAGAGTGACTGACTGGGGAGAATAactggaaaacattaaaaagagtTGCAGCACAAAGGTTCTGACATAATTAGTCTACATGGTAACATTAAACTTGCGGTGTGCATTGGTATTCATTCAACAGATCCCCACATACTCCCAAAAATGGTTTTGCACTTTAAAGCCCAACAAACCCACAGATGTGAGGTCCATGTTGTGagcccattcaaaatgaaatTGTTGCTTTTAACATGCATGTCTTAATGCACACATACAAATAGATCAACTTAGGGCAACATCTAtgacttgaaaaataaaaatctggtgCAGGGTTAGAGACTGGCAATACACTGGTCTTTTTTTGGGCCTAGAGGTAATCAATATCTTactgatattgatcatttacctagAATATGGCCATGTACTACCCAATACTGATCAGATTACAGCATCATTGTTATTACATATTGATTAGATCACCACCTCTAGTTTTGTACCACTTAATGCAAAGCAATTGAGCCCCTGCCCTCAGAATATCATGCTGTCATATGTCAGAATAATAGACATCAATCAAATATCAATCAAGAGTGCTTTCATTTTAATAGAGGTCTGTTAATTATTTAATTGAATCTAATGTCTTATCCATTAGGATCATATACCATTACATTCCTAAAGGGTGCACCAGTGTTTGCCTATATCACACAATATTCCAAACACTATTTCTTTATGCTGGTTTGTATTAAAAATGGTAATCTTGTTGCTCTAGGAAACATCTTCAGAAATCTACAGCATTCCCTCTGATacatatgtcagctctatatCTAAATAATGAGAAGGAATACACTATGTGATGTCATGCTGATAGAAAACTGACCCAGATGCAGCAGGTTCCTTTAGCTTTTGCTATTATAAATTAGGTTTAATCTCTTTTTAAATCGACATTACCAGCAGTGATTTTGCAGTGAAAAATAAGACACAAATTTCAGCATttacaaaaagtttattaaaacgCAACCCTTTATTTACAGAAGAGGAGATTTTACAAAAGGTATTGGTAACACAGGACCACCTTGTTCCACCAGCTACTGACACTTACAGGTCCTCAACTGCTGATTCTTATCCATGCCTAGTTTAGTGCATTCATCAAAACACAATTTCAGTGTAAATTGTTCTCTGTATTAGTTAACCAGTAACTATATAGCAAAGTCCAGACCCCCCTGACTTTCACGAGTTCCTGCTTGCAGAAGGCAGATCTCCTCCAGGTCCATGCTGCTGTTCACATGCTGGACGTAACAGGCCACAGGCCCCACCTGCTTCCCCAGGACGGCACTCACCTCATAGCGCTGCAGATAAAAGGCATGTGTACTTAGCAAACAGAACTGTACATTTTGTTCAAACAAGTACATAGCTCAGATAAAAATCATGCAGCAAGGTCCTCTCCCTCTTTATTACCTTTTACAGCCCAGACAGTTGAACACAGGTGAGCCAAAAGGCTGAGCTTAACTGTAATACTATTGTATAATGTCTGGTGCTGATAAGtcaatcatattttatttccacTGCAATTACACAGCAATTCTTATCACTGAATGGGGGTAAATGCTAGTAAAGGTTATGCAAGTCCTGCACATTACTCATGATCACATTAAACAAACCCTTTTCTAAATGTACTTTGCTGGGTGAAGTAATGTGGTCTTAATGATTATAGATATATAGAAGGTCAGATAGTGGAGATAGTCAAGCAAACATTGCTTCCAACAATCTGCCAATAAATGGGGCCtcttaaaggtgcgtacacacttccaatttttatcgttccaatcgaacgacgaacgatcgattgggcaaaaaatcgttcgtaaaaaagtaaccaacgacgccgacgaacgaggaaagtcgctggaaacgaacgaccggcggatcggattggacgacgatcgttgaacatcgttcgtgtgtacggtcgttcgttgatcgtccatgttcagagcatgcgtgatgaacgaacgtccgttcactttcctgtcgtgcacatagttcctctatctctcaaacgatcgtatctattgtgtgtacaatatctacgaacgatcgtgtcgttaactctatgtgcagcatcggtgctatacgatcgttcatatatatcgtgcaggaacgttcgttttccgacgataataattggaagtgtgtacgtagctttagtgttggAAAATCACTACGAATGCACAATGCTGACAGATTTGGCACCACATCCAAACTTCATATGAGAAAATCATCACGTCTGCCCATGGCCAGCCATGCAAAATGCATATAAGTGACACTCGGGCTCTTACTCCTATATAGCTATGTAATACTCCTAGTAGTGTGTTGAATTTTTGAACAATAATTCACTCTCACAGGCTATCCTTAGGCATAAAAGGCCATTTATATGAACAACCTACTATCCCATACATTTTTATGGGAGGCAGACTATTGACCTGGGGGAAACAAGTTTTTATTTAACCTGCCTAATCAGCTGATCCATCAAACAGTGGAATCAGTGGACAGTTCAGTTTTGCTTTTTCCCCTCACTCTCACTACTTGTACCATTTATGAAGCAATGCAAAACACATTGCctattacatatatatgatatTCTACAGAGCTCCCATTTCAAAACATTTCACTTGAAAAGGCAATTTTTAAGGAGATATTACTGTTAGTACAAATAAATTGTGCTCAATTTAAATCAACACTACTGGTTTAAAGCTCTTGGGGGACCGTTTTGATAATAAGGTCATCTGTTGTCGTATATAATTTTACTTTCATCTTGTGCACTATTGCATATTCACTCTAATGTTTTACTTCAACAGCACTGAATCTGAAGCCATAGTGCACTTATCATTAGTGTATCCCTATTCCTAAAGATAATCTAATTAAAGGATTCAGTCAGTGATTTTACCACCCTTGGCATGCTTAATCCAAGTTGAGTATGTGGTATATCTATTCTGACAGattcctttagtaaaataaaaaaaaactgctctctTTGCCTAACTTTAGAGTGTATTTAGAAGAGTCAGATGCTGGTCTTAAACAAACAGCTGCTGACATCATCTTGGCATCTGAACCCCCTAAAGAAACAATATTTAGTTACGAACTGACTGGTGTATAGCACATTCATTTGTCATTTCCGATTTGATGGGAATAATTGTATAAAACATACCCCATCTTCACTGGAGCAGGAACTCAGAATAGAAGGAATGGTATTCTGATGCAGCTGTGGGGAAATCAGAACACATGAATCAAAACAgcataaacattgtaaaaaggCTTTAATATTCATCAGTGGCAAATAAACAGttgttttaattttacctttCCTAATAGCATTTTACCCTTCAGTTTATAGCAGTGGCTTGTAACCATCTATCCACTGACTGCAATTATAAATACTATCAATCCATGGTCACCAGTTCAAAGATCAGTTGGGACTTACAAATGCCATTTCCTTTATATTGTCCACATATCATATGAAGTATAAAAGTATTTGCATTACACATTAAAGCTCACCTGTCAAATGTGCATGACAAGCAAAATAAAGCCTACAAATGCAGGGAGGGCACACTTTGGTGACAAATAACCTCATATTTCTTCCAAGATTCCCCAAATATGCCTTTCATGGCAAAAGCCCATTAAGACCAAGAGTACTGCACTAGAGGAAGAAGGGAATGCAAAGTGGAGTGTGACTCCAATCCAGCTATAGCTCTACTTTGCTGATCATGCACATATGACAGGTGTGCTTTTAGAGGTCACTAGAGCAGAGAGACTTTACACCTTTAACAGATCCTTAAAGTGCATGTTGGTAtccctgttgggtttttattgctatctatgcCCCAGTTGTATCCTGGTCACCATCCATTTGTACTACAGAAAATGGTTGGAAACCTTTGctcaaatctaaaacaaaaaatatctggCTATATAGAGTTTATGTTTAAGGTCTGTATCATCTGTTTGATTAGTTTGAGACATACAAGGTCATTATAAATTAATTGACAGGTACAATTGAGCTGCATTTGATCTCTTTTTGACTTACATTTAACTTAATTCTATAAAGTTTTGTATTCCCATAGAactgaatgggaatgcaaaacccatttcCAGTCAAAACAATGATGGTGAAACTGGCCCTTGGGTTTCTGGGACAAAAATACTGAATAAGGACAACTGGTCCAGATGCCaatcaacaaatatatattaagtcACATGCAAGCCTTACCTTTAATCTTACTTTACGTCCCGGAGTTAACTCACAGTGCAGATTTACTTCAAGCTGCATCCTGATAACTGGGGAATTTATGTCTGCATTACACTGGCGACATAAATACTTGGGCATGTATGGAACactatcaaacataaaaaaataaactgattggAGGAGATAAGCATATACTGTAATCTAAcgcaaactgaaaataaataatctaATCACATAAAACAAAACTGCTCTGAGCTTACCAGTCAAATGATTATGTAGTAATTATAACAGTGCACCatgcattttataattaaaaagaagCCAAGAAATCTTGCATACAATAAAGGATGACAAAGTTTCCAACTTTCCTAAATTCTGTCACAGATCTGTGTGCTGTTTGTTATAACCTAATAGCACAAGGGActcttgttaaaaaaatggaatgttaaaaaaaaacaggcatttgCAGGTGTCATAAGAATGTTAAAATGACTTCCCAGAAGTATTCATTTTGAGCAGGGCTAAATGCAGCCTTTGAGGGTATGCCCTAACACTGGGTGTTGAAATTTTCACATGgccattgtcacaaaaaaaaaacaactcatggACACCACTTATTGAACATAACAGGGCTGGTGTCCTGGTGAGCATAAAAAAGCACTACGGAGTGACTTCTCTAAAGTGCACAAACATAAGCAGGAATATTTGAGACAATGATCCCTAAGGGAATACTATAAATTGTGCCTTGAGTTCTGAGTTTGCTGAGGcagctgacatcacatccaaaatgtCAAAACCCAGCAATAGTCCCAAATAGTGATTTGGGGTGTTTAAGCAAGGGAGGCCTATACAGGTGAATGCTATGCATAAAAGATGTTTGATACACATATAAACTTATGTGTATGTCAAGACAAATAAATATAGATCACGGCTCTATGAATTTGTATGCATGTGTTACCAGTCCTGCCTACTTTATGATAGATTATAAAGGACAAAAGCTCTAATGTTTCTTCCTGCCCTCCTCATCTCCATAAGCTTTTCTTGTGAACATGCATACAGCATGGAAcattatcagctcacaagatttctgccAACATCAACAGGGTTATTTTAAACCTtaaaagatataacaaaacatattcAGTGTAATAGTTAACAGACCATAGCGATAAATGAGTTCTAATTTACAGATCatataaacttttaaattaaaaatatgcagaGCTTTAGCATATGGACCACCAAAGAGAATTTACCTGTCAGAATCCGAAGGCTGAAGCTTACTACTTCCACACAGGTTACATACTGGCCAAGAAAAAGATTCTCTCTCATTAACTCCAATAATAATTCCTGTGGAAagaattacaaaatgttaaactGCTGCAGTGAAATAAGGAAGTTGATATGCTTTATATACATACAGAAGAagcactgtattaaaaaaattctatctgacaagatcttttttttttatataggccTGCCCTGtacctaaaaattttttttagtcattCCATCTAAAACTAGATATTCGTAGGATGAATGTAGTTGCTTTCTATACCTCTAAAGAATGCTAGTGGTGAGATCGTCTGAATTTCCACCATTAAAGCTAGCCAAATAATAGCATTATACATGACCAGGTAAATAATCGATATTTTCTAcctgatattgatcatttacctagATTACCTCCATTACCACTTGATATCAATCAGGTGTCagtggaaatctaaaaaaataatgttcgGGACTAGTGTTGCTGTTTATTAGCAGAATAATTACCTTCAAAAATGACATGGGATTTTTCGCAACTCTACCACTGATACACCATAACAACATCAGGCAATTCAGGATAAACGTTACCTGCATCTATCATACTAGGAAATGTCCAGACATAGCATTTGAAACTAAATGAATGTCAGGACAGAAAGCAAAGAGCTAACACGGGGAGGGTAAGATAACACATATGGGGAGTAGTAAGACTGATGATCCTTGTTGTCCATCAGACAGAAAATGAGGTGAGCTCGTACCTACTGCAACTATTAATGCTTCTTGTGTGATAGTCAGAGGGTGCAGGGAAATGGGGGTCTTTCACTTTCAAGgaggactttaaaaaaatgtgataaaagaaaagtaaggcaggAGTTCAGCTAAAAAGCCATCTCTTTATTCGGAACTGGTTGGGCTGCACTTCTTTGTAAAGGTAATCTATTTAGATAAATCAGCAATACGGTCAAGAAAGTAAAATTTGGTATTTTTCTTAGATGGATTGGACATACATCATCACAAAGTTTACCAGTGACAGACACATTTTGTTGTATGAATCGCTGTATATGCTTCAGTATATTTTGTACAAACTGGTCTAAAAGCTATAACCACAAAAACATACCTATAAGTAATACTGTCAAAGACAAAAGCTACAAAATCTCAACCAAGCACACCAACAGTCTCAGAAGTGAATCACACATGAAATCAAGATGACAGTATCATCTATAAAACAAATCAGActtcacttttacttttaaagtttctTAGCACTAGGCACTTAgctctaaaacaaaaaagctgcAGTAGAATCTGAGCTCTCAGCCCTGTACTTTGACCAGACACTGCAGATAATGATTCAGAATGACCACAGTGACCTTTGTGTTATACCATAAAATCAGCCAAAACACTGACACCCTGGGGAGAAACATATTACCTTATTCCACTAGTGAACCACTGCATAACCAAAATCTAATGGAcactcaaatatttttattttttttagtatcttTTGACATTaaatttttcttcatcttttaaaCAATCCTAGTGTTATTGTGATCATTTTCCCACAAAggacagctttaaataaatcacctGCCAAATTATTCAGACCTCTAAAGTCTGCCTGAAAGTCTATCTGACCTGGTGATCTTGAAGATATCATGGTTTCCAGTGCATTTAGTGATAATGCACTgtaaaaactaaagctacgtacacacttccaattattatcgttggaaaacgaacgaccctgcacgatatctacgaacgatcgtatagcaccgatcctgcacatagagataacgacacgatcgttcgtagatattgtacacacaatagatacgatcgtttgagcgatagaggaactatgtgcacgacaggaaagtgaacgaacgtgcgttcattacgcatgctcagaccatggacgatcaacgaacgaccgtacacacgaacgatgttcaacgatcgttgtccaatccgatccgccggtccggtcgttcgtttccgagtttcctcgttcgtcggcgtcgttggttacttttttacgaaagatt
This window harbors:
- the CEBPD gene encoding CCAAT/enhancer-binding protein delta, with amino-acid sequence MSALSMSLESRCVSPYAAWCMEPANFYEQRVSASPSHCKPRAMCEDTEPPVGSSTLAELSAAPAIYDDESAIDFSSYIDSMTSVPNLELCNDELFADLFNSKNGERAESGADYLSGLLAPHFSNTAKPPHLKQEPDWSDSDVSSSLPCQIATCAQTSMSLQPTPPTSPEPCSATSSACPSPSSSTNKDRASKKNVDRFSPEYRQRRERNNIAVRKSRDKAKKRNLDMQQKLLELSSENEKLHKRIDMLTRDLTNLRHFFKQLPPTATTFLGSIDCR